A single region of the Hyphomicrobiales bacterium genome encodes:
- the rpoA gene encoding RNA polymerase subunit alpha, translating into MIQKNWQELIKPSKLDVTPGDDPKRIATVVAEPLERGFGLTLGNALRRVLLSSLQGGAVTAVHIDGVLHEFSSIAGVREDVTDIVLNIKMISIKMQGEGPKRMALRKQGPGPVFAGDIATVGDVQILNPELVLCTLDDGAEIRMEFTVNTGKGYVAAERNRPEDAPIGLIAVDALYSPVKKVSYRVENTREGQILDYDKLTMTVETNGSVSAEDAVAYAARILQDQLAVFVNFEEPRREETSISTPQLPFNPALLKKVDELELSVRSANCLKNDNIVYIGDLIQKTEAEMLRTPNFGRKSLNEIKEVLASMGLHLGMEVTGWPPDNIEELAKRFEEHY; encoded by the coding sequence GTGATCCAGAAGAATTGGCAAGAACTGATCAAGCCGAGCAAGCTTGACGTCACCCCCGGAGACGATCCGAAGCGGATTGCGACCGTGGTCGCCGAGCCGCTGGAACGCGGGTTCGGTCTGACACTCGGAAATGCCTTGCGCCGGGTTCTGTTGTCGTCGCTGCAGGGCGGCGCCGTGACCGCCGTCCATATCGACGGCGTGCTGCACGAGTTTTCATCGATCGCTGGTGTTCGTGAGGACGTCACTGACATCGTCCTGAACATCAAGATGATTTCGATCAAGATGCAGGGCGAGGGTCCGAAGCGCATGGCTCTGCGCAAGCAGGGACCGGGGCCGGTCTTCGCTGGCGATATCGCGACTGTCGGCGACGTGCAGATCCTCAATCCGGAGCTCGTGCTGTGCACGCTCGACGACGGCGCCGAGATCCGCATGGAGTTCACGGTCAATACCGGCAAGGGCTATGTCGCTGCCGAGCGTAACCGTCCTGAGGACGCGCCGATCGGCCTCATCGCCGTCGATGCGTTGTACAGCCCCGTCAAGAAGGTCTCCTACCGGGTCGAGAACACCCGTGAGGGCCAGATCCTCGACTATGACAAGCTGACCATGACGGTCGAGACGAATGGCTCGGTTTCGGCCGAGGACGCGGTCGCCTATGCGGCCCGTATTCTTCAGGACCAGCTCGCGGTCTTCGTGAATTTCGAGGAGCCGCGTCGCGAGGAGACCTCGATCTCCACGCCGCAGCTGCCCTTCAACCCGGCTCTCCTCAAGAAGGTGGACGAGTTGGAGCTGTCAGTGCGCTCCGCGAACTGCCTGAAGAACGACAACATCGTCTACATCGGCGACCTGATCCAGAAGACGGAAGCCGAGATGCTGCGGACGCCGAACTTCGGCCGCAAGTCTCTGAACGAGATCAAGGAAGTGCTGGCCTCGATGGGTCTGCATCTCGGCATGGAAGTCACCGGCTGGCCGCCGGACAACATCGAAGAGCTCGCGAAGCGCTTCGAAGAGCACTACTGA
- the rpsK gene encoding 30S ribosomal protein S11 has protein sequence MVSGVVVMIAGCSGIYPERLGSRARLKDWIEETMAREVARVRRRERKNIVSGVAHVIASFNNTMITITDAQGNTISWSSAGSMGFKGSRKSTPYAAQVAAEDAARKAAEHGMRMLEVEVSGPGSGRESALRALQSVGFTVTSIRDVTPIPHNGCRPRKRRRV, from the coding sequence ATGGTGTCTGGGGTGGTTGTTATGATTGCCGGGTGTTCCGGCATTTATCCCGAGCGCCTGGGATCACGGGCGCGCTTGAAGGATTGGATAGAAGAGACAATGGCAAGAGAAGTCGCCCGCGTCCGCCGTCGCGAACGCAAGAACATCGTGTCTGGCGTCGCCCATGTGATCGCCTCGTTCAACAACACGATGATCACCATCACCGATGCTCAGGGCAATACCATTTCGTGGTCGTCCGCCGGTTCGATGGGTTTCAAGGGATCCCGCAAGTCGACACCCTACGCCGCTCAGGTCGCAGCTGAAGACGCGGCGCGCAAGGCTGCGGAGCACGGCATGCGTATGCTTGAGGTCGAGGTGTCCGGTCCCGGTTCGGGACGTGAGTCGGCGCTCCGTGCGCTGCAGTCGGTTGGCTTCACAGTCACTTCGATCCGTGACGTCACGCCGATTCCGCATAACGGTTGCCGTCCGCGCAAGCGTCGTCGCGTCTGA
- the rpsM gene encoding 30S ribosomal subunit protein S13 yields the protein MARIAGVNIPTNKRVVIALQYIHGIGARKAQEISDKVGIPADRRVNQLTDQEVLQIRETIDRDYLVEGDLRRDVSMNIKRLMDLGCYRGLRHRRSLPVRGQRTHTNARTRKGKAKPIAGKKK from the coding sequence GTGGCCCGTATCGCAGGCGTCAACATTCCGACGAACAAGCGCGTGGTTATCGCGCTGCAGTATATTCATGGCATCGGTGCCAGGAAGGCGCAGGAGATCAGCGACAAGGTCGGCATTCCGGCTGATCGTCGCGTGAACCAGCTGACCGACCAGGAAGTACTGCAGATCCGCGAGACCATCGACCGTGACTACCTGGTCGAAGGCGATCTTCGTCGCGATGTGTCGATGAACATCAAGCGGCTTATGGACTTGGGTTGCTACCGTGGCCTGCGTCATCGTCGCAGCCTTCCGGTGCGCGGCCAGCGCACGCATACCAATGCGCGCACCCGCAAGGGCAAGGCCAAGCCGATCGCCGGCAAGAAGAAGTAA
- the adk gene encoding Adenylate kinase, with amino-acid sequence MRLILLGPPGAGKGTQAARLVERHGIPQLSTGDMLRAAVAAKTPVGLQAKELMDQGALVPDDLVVSIVASRIEEPDARKGFILDGFPRTVGQADALDRMLEQKDMQLDAIIELKVDEGILVDRIVRRAKEAEERGEPVRRDDNPEVFRTRLEAYRQQTAPLTDYYGRKGTLRTVDGMAPIDDVTTAIRTIVGG; translated from the coding sequence ATGAGACTGATCCTACTCGGACCGCCCGGTGCCGGTAAGGGCACGCAGGCGGCGCGTCTGGTGGAACGCCACGGTATTCCGCAGCTGTCGACGGGGGACATGCTGCGGGCGGCGGTCGCCGCCAAAACACCCGTCGGCCTGCAGGCGAAGGAGTTGATGGATCAGGGGGCTCTTGTCCCTGACGATCTCGTCGTTTCGATCGTCGCCTCGCGTATCGAGGAACCGGACGCGCGCAAAGGTTTCATCCTCGACGGTTTTCCGCGAACGGTCGGGCAGGCTGACGCCCTCGACCGCATGCTCGAACAGAAAGACATGCAGCTCGATGCCATCATCGAGTTGAAGGTCGACGAGGGTATTCTCGTCGACCGGATCGTTCGGCGTGCCAAGGAAGCCGAGGAGCGGGGCGAACCCGTGCGTCGCGACGACAATCCCGAAGTTTTTCGGACGAGGCTTGAGGCCTACCGGCAACAGACGGCGCCGCTGACCGACTATTATGGCCGCAAGGGCACCTTGCGCACCGTGGACGGAATGGCGCCTATCGATGATGTCACCACAGCGATTCGCACGATCGTGGGCGGCTGA
- the secY gene encoding Sec translocon subunit SecY → MASAAEQLAANLNFGALAKAEELKKRIWFTLGALLVYRLGTYIPLPGINPEAVAELFRQTQGGVLGLFNMFSGGAVSRMAIFSLNIMPYISASIIIQLLTSVVPTLEALKKEGEQGRKVINQYTRYLTVILAVFQAYGISIGLEGSGNMVAEPGMFFRITTVITLTGGTMFLMWLGEQITSRGIGNGTSLIIFAGIVAELPQAIAGTLELGRQGAVSTGLILGVIVMAVACIALIVYMERAQRRLLINYPKRQVGNKLYEGQSSFLPLKLNTAGVIPPIFASSLLLLPTTFASFSQAQGGGTGILATLSTYLAHGRPLYMILYVLLIVFFAFFYTAIVFNPNETADNLKKHGGFIPGIRPGDRTAHYIDYVLTRITVVGAAYLALICLIPEVLISYAALPFYFGGTSLLIVVSVTMDTVAQVHGHLLAHQYEGLIKKSKLKGARRK, encoded by the coding sequence ATGGCGTCGGCAGCTGAACAGCTTGCAGCAAATCTAAATTTCGGGGCTCTGGCGAAGGCCGAGGAACTCAAGAAGCGCATCTGGTTTACGCTGGGTGCGCTTCTCGTGTATCGGCTGGGTACCTATATCCCGCTTCCCGGCATCAATCCGGAGGCGGTCGCGGAGCTCTTCCGCCAGACGCAGGGCGGCGTCCTGGGGCTGTTCAACATGTTCTCGGGCGGAGCGGTTAGCCGTATGGCTATCTTCTCGCTGAACATCATGCCCTATATCTCGGCATCGATTATCATCCAGCTGCTGACCAGCGTCGTTCCCACGCTCGAGGCTCTCAAGAAGGAGGGCGAGCAGGGACGCAAGGTCATCAATCAGTATACCCGCTATCTCACCGTCATTCTTGCGGTCTTCCAGGCCTATGGAATTTCGATCGGCCTCGAGGGCTCGGGAAACATGGTTGCCGAGCCGGGGATGTTCTTCCGGATCACGACGGTCATCACCTTGACCGGCGGCACCATGTTCCTGATGTGGCTCGGTGAGCAGATCACCTCGCGCGGCATCGGCAACGGGACGTCGCTGATCATCTTCGCGGGCATCGTCGCGGAACTGCCGCAGGCGATCGCCGGAACGCTTGAGCTCGGCCGTCAAGGCGCGGTCTCGACCGGCCTTATCCTCGGCGTCATCGTGATGGCAGTCGCCTGTATCGCGCTGATCGTCTACATGGAGCGTGCCCAGCGCCGCCTGCTGATCAACTATCCGAAGCGCCAGGTCGGCAACAAGCTGTATGAGGGGCAGAGCTCTTTCCTGCCGCTCAAGTTGAATACGGCCGGCGTCATTCCGCCTATTTTTGCTTCGTCGCTGCTTTTGTTGCCCACCACCTTCGCGAGCTTCTCCCAGGCGCAGGGCGGGGGGACGGGCATTCTGGCGACTCTCTCGACCTATCTGGCGCACGGTCGTCCGCTCTATATGATCCTGTATGTGCTGTTGATCGTGTTCTTCGCGTTCTTCTATACGGCGATCGTGTTCAACCCGAACGAGACGGCGGACAACCTCAAGAAGCACGGCGGCTTCATCCCCGGTATCCGACCTGGCGACCGCACGGCGCATTACATCGACTACGTGCTTACGCGCATCACCGTGGTCGGTGCGGCCTACCTCGCTTTGATCTGCTTGATCCCTGAAGTCCTGATTTCCTATGCGGCGCTTCCCTTCTATTTTGGTGGCACATCGCTGCTGATTGTGGTCAGCGTCACGATGGATACGGTGGCGCAGGTGCATGGGCATCTGTTGGCCCATCAGTATGAGGGGCTGATCAAGAAGTCGAAGTTGAAGGGGGCAAGGCGCAAATGA
- the rplO gene encoding 50S ribosomal subunit protein L15, with protein sequence MKLTDIRDNPGATKGRMRVGRGIGSGKGKTGGRGVKGQKSRSGVAIKGFEGGQMPIHRRLPKRGFWNPFRRDLNEVNVGRVQAAVDAGKLDVASPVTLDVLIAAGVVSKARDGVKILGQGELTSKLIFEVAGASKSAIAAIEKVGGSVKILSAAAPAEA encoded by the coding sequence ATGAAACTTACAGACATTCGCGATAATCCCGGCGCAACTAAGGGCCGCATGCGTGTCGGCCGTGGTATCGGTTCGGGCAAGGGCAAGACCGGCGGCCGTGGCGTCAAGGGTCAGAAGTCCCGTTCAGGCGTTGCGATCAAGGGCTTCGAGGGTGGGCAGATGCCTATCCATCGTCGTCTCCCGAAGCGCGGTTTCTGGAATCCCTTCCGGCGGGACCTCAACGAGGTTAACGTCGGCCGGGTGCAGGCAGCCGTCGACGCGGGCAAGCTCGATGTGGCGAGCCCCGTGACTCTGGATGTCCTGATCGCAGCGGGCGTCGTTTCCAAGGCGCGCGACGGGGTCAAGATCCTGGGGCAGGGCGAGCTTACGTCGAAGCTTATCTTCGAGGTGGCCGGTGCATCGAAGTCAGCGATCGCCGCCATCGAGAAGGTTGGCGGCTCGGTGAAAATTCTGAGCGCTGCTGCACCTGCAGAAGCGTAG
- the rpmD gene encoding 50S ribosomal protein L30 yields the protein MAQSSQKKTVTVEQIGSPIRRVAAQRATLIGLGLNKLHRRSVLEDTPAVRGMIDKVRHLVRVVDDAPAAR from the coding sequence ATGGCTCAATCCTCTCAGAAGAAGACCGTCACGGTCGAGCAGATCGGTAGTCCGATCCGCCGCGTGGCCGCGCAGCGCGCAACGCTGATCGGCCTTGGTCTCAACAAGCTTCACCGTCGTTCGGTGCTCGAGGACACACCGGCTGTCCGCGGGATGATCGACAAGGTTCGTCACCTCGTGCGCGTCGTTGACGACGCGCCGGCAGCACGGTGA
- the rpsE gene encoding 30S ribosomal subunit protein S5: MARDRQQPRDREERDSEFVDRLVHINRVAKVVKGGRRFGFAALVVIGDQKGRVGFGHGKAREVPEAIRKATEAAKRSLVRIPLKEGRTLHHDVAGRWGAGKVILRAAPAGTGIIAGGPMRAVFETLGMHDVVAKSLGSSNPYNLVRATIDALKREDSPRSVAARRGLKVSALQSRRRDADMSDAAGAEA; encoded by the coding sequence ATGGCGAGAGACCGTCAGCAGCCGCGTGACCGTGAGGAGCGCGACAGCGAGTTTGTAGATCGGTTGGTGCACATCAACCGCGTTGCCAAGGTCGTGAAGGGTGGCCGCCGTTTCGGCTTCGCTGCCCTCGTGGTGATCGGTGACCAGAAGGGCCGGGTCGGTTTCGGCCACGGCAAGGCCCGCGAAGTTCCGGAAGCTATCCGCAAGGCCACTGAAGCGGCCAAGCGCTCTCTCGTGCGCATCCCGCTGAAGGAAGGCCGTACGCTGCATCATGACGTGGCCGGCCGTTGGGGCGCGGGCAAGGTGATCCTGCGTGCAGCGCCTGCCGGTACCGGCATCATCGCCGGTGGCCCGATGCGCGCGGTCTTCGAGACGCTCGGTATGCACGACGTCGTCGCGAAATCGCTCGGTTCTTCGAACCCATACAACCTGGTGCGCGCCACGATCGACGCGCTGAAGCGTGAAGATAGCCCGCGTTCCGTTGCGGCCCGCCGTGGCCTCAAGGTGTCCGCCCTCCAGTCCCGTCGTCGCGATGCTGATATGAGCGACGCGGCCGGCGCCGAAGCGTGA
- a CDS encoding hypothetical protein (Evidence 5 : Unknown function), which yields MRKQATGYAVVLFLGIADRVLARFPGLKAADLVWFEASRAAALRKWRQRYGERPSAAA from the coding sequence GTGCGAAAGCAGGCAACCGGTTACGCGGTGGTCTTGTTTTTGGGAATCGCGGATCGTGTTCTGGCGCGCTTCCCGGGTTTGAAAGCGGCGGATTTGGTGTGGTTCGAAGCGAGCAGGGCCGCCGCCCTGCGAAAGTGGAGACAGAGGTATGGCGAGAGACCGTCAGCAGCCGCGTGA
- the rplR gene encoding 50S ribosomal subunit protein L18 has protein sequence MAEKLGTTERRKARVRRALRAAANGRPRLSVHRTSKQIYVQVIDDVAGRTLAAASSLEKAVREQLKSGANVEAAAAIGKLIAERAVAAGVKDVIFDRGAFIYHGRVKALAEAAREGGLSF, from the coding sequence ATGGCGGAGAAACTCGGAACCACTGAGCGTCGTAAGGCGCGTGTTCGCCGCGCTTTGCGCGCTGCTGCGAACGGACGGCCGCGTTTGTCGGTGCATCGCACCTCGAAACAGATCTACGTCCAGGTGATCGACGATGTGGCCGGCCGTACGCTGGCGGCAGCGTCTTCCTTGGAGAAGGCTGTGCGCGAGCAGCTGAAGAGCGGCGCCAACGTCGAGGCTGCGGCCGCGATTGGTAAGCTCATCGCAGAGCGTGCCGTTGCCGCTGGCGTCAAGGATGTCATCTTCGATCGCGGCGCTTTCATCTATCACGGGCGGGTCAAGGCTTTGGCCGAGGCCGCACGCGAAGGCGGCTTGAGCTTTTAA
- the rplF gene encoding 50S ribosomal subunit protein L6 yields the protein MSRIGKKPVPVPAGVTATVDGQTVKVKGAKGELFFVVPDDVSVVLNNGEVKVDPRDETKRARALWGMSRSQVENLVTGVSKGFEKKLEITGVGYKAAIAGKILKLSLGYSHDVDFEIPDGLTITTPKPTEIVVAGIDKQKVGQAAAEIREFRGPEPYKGKGVKYAGEFIFRKEGKKK from the coding sequence ATGTCTCGTATCGGTAAGAAACCAGTTCCTGTCCCGGCCGGCGTCACGGCGACGGTCGATGGGCAGACTGTCAAGGTCAAGGGCGCGAAGGGCGAGCTGTTCTTCGTTGTTCCCGACGATGTGTCCGTCGTGTTGAACAATGGCGAGGTCAAGGTCGACCCGCGTGACGAAACCAAGCGTGCTCGCGCGCTGTGGGGGATGTCGCGCAGCCAGGTCGAGAACTTGGTGACCGGCGTGTCGAAGGGCTTCGAGAAGAAGCTCGAGATCACCGGCGTCGGCTACAAGGCTGCCATTGCCGGCAAGATTCTCAAGCTGTCGCTCGGCTACAGCCATGACGTCGACTTCGAGATCCCCGACGGGCTGACGATCACGACGCCGAAGCCGACGGAAATTGTCGTTGCTGGCATCGATAAGCAGAAGGTCGGCCAGGCGGCGGCTGAGATCCGCGAGTTCCGCGGCCCCGAGCCCTATAAGGGCAAGGGCGTGAAATACGCCGGTGAGTTCATCTTCCGCAAGGAAGGCAAGAAGAAGTAA
- the rpsH gene encoding 30S ribosomal subunit protein S8 produces the protein MSINDPLGDMLTRIRNAQMRRRGKVGTPGSKLRARVLDVLQQEGYIRGYSTTEYGNGRTEFEIELKYFDGTPVIRSIQRVSKPGRRVYASVDNMPRVADGLGITILSTPRGVMADHQARENNVGGEVLCKIF, from the coding sequence ATGTCGATCAATGATCCGCTAGGCGATATGCTCACCCGTATCCGCAACGCGCAGATGCGCCGTCGCGGCAAGGTGGGAACGCCGGGTTCCAAGCTGCGTGCACGCGTTCTCGATGTGCTCCAGCAGGAAGGTTATATCCGCGGCTACTCGACCACCGAGTATGGCAATGGCCGTACCGAGTTCGAGATCGAGCTGAAGTACTTCGACGGTACGCCGGTGATCCGTTCGATCCAGCGCGTGTCGAAGCCAGGCCGCCGCGTTTATGCCTCTGTCGATAACATGCCGCGCGTTGCGGATGGTCTCGGCATCACCATTCTCTCCACGCCGCGCGGCGTGATGGCTGATCATCAGGCCCGGGAGAATAACGTGGGCGGCGAAGTGCTCTGCAAGATCTTCTGA
- the rpsN gene encoding 30S ribosomal subunit protein S14, translating to MAKKSSIEKNKRRERLVKQYAGKRARLKAIANDQSKSPEEQFEARLKLAELPRNANPTRVRNRCEVTGRPRAFYRKLKMSRIALRELGSQGLVPGLVKSSW from the coding sequence ATGGCTAAGAAGAGTTCAATCGAGAAGAACAAGCGGCGCGAGCGGCTTGTGAAGCAGTATGCGGGCAAGCGCGCGCGTCTGAAGGCCATCGCCAACGACCAGTCGAAGTCGCCGGAAGAGCAGTTCGAGGCTCGCCTCAAGCTGGCCGAGCTGCCGCGCAACGCCAATCCGACGCGCGTTCGCAACCGCTGCGAAGTCACAGGGCGCCCGCGCGCTTTCTATCGTAAGCTCAAGATGTCGCGTATCGCGCTTCGCGAGCTGGGCTCGCAGGGGCTTGTCCCCGGCTTGGTCAAGTCGAGCTGGTAA
- the rplE gene encoding 50S ribosomal subunit protein L5, with amino-acid sequence MAEAAQDLGVGYVPRLRKHYDEVVREKLVEEFGYKNRMQVPTIEKIVLNMGVGEAVNDSKKATVAAGDLALIAGQKPVVTRARKAIATFKVRENMPIGAKVTLRKERMYEFIDRLVTIALPRVRDFRGLNPKSFDGRGNYALGIKEHIVFPEINYDRVEQIWGMDIIVCTSAKTDDEARALLKHFNFPFRQ; translated from the coding sequence ATGGCTGAGGCTGCTCAGGATCTCGGCGTCGGCTATGTGCCGCGCCTCAGGAAGCACTACGACGAGGTCGTTCGCGAGAAGCTCGTCGAGGAGTTCGGCTACAAGAACCGGATGCAGGTTCCGACGATCGAGAAGATCGTTCTGAACATGGGCGTCGGTGAAGCTGTCAACGACTCCAAGAAGGCAACGGTGGCGGCGGGTGATCTGGCGCTTATCGCCGGTCAGAAGCCCGTCGTAACCCGGGCCCGCAAGGCTATCGCGACCTTCAAGGTTCGCGAGAACATGCCGATCGGCGCCAAGGTGACGCTGCGCAAGGAGCGGATGTACGAGTTCATCGATCGTCTGGTGACGATCGCTCTGCCTCGCGTCCGGGACTTCCGTGGCCTCAATCCGAAGTCTTTCGACGGCCGTGGCAATTATGCTCTCGGGATCAAGGAGCACATCGTGTTCCCCGAGATCAACTACGATCGTGTCGAGCAGATCTGGGGTATGGACATCATCGTCTGCACCTCGGCGAAGACCGATGATGAAGCGCGTGCGCTTCTCAAGCACTTCAACTTCCCGTTCCGGCAGTGA
- the rplX gene encoding 50S ribosomal subunit protein L24 — translation MAAKIKKGDKVVVLTGRDKGKSGEVVQVLPKEERALVRGVNLVKRHQRQTANAEGGIISKEAPLHLSNIALADPKDGKATRVGFKTLDDGRKVRVAKRSGELIDG, via the coding sequence ATGGCCGCGAAGATCAAGAAGGGCGACAAGGTCGTCGTTCTCACCGGCCGCGACAAGGGCAAGTCGGGCGAGGTGGTGCAGGTTCTTCCCAAGGAAGAGCGCGCGCTGGTGCGCGGCGTGAACCTGGTGAAGCGCCACCAGCGGCAGACGGCGAACGCCGAGGGCGGCATCATTTCCAAGGAAGCGCCGCTCCATCTGTCGAATATTGCGCTGGCGGACCCCAAGGACGGCAAGGCTACGCGCGTTGGCTTCAAGACTTTGGACGACGGGCGCAAGGTGCGTGTCGCCAAGCGTTCGGGAGAACTGATCGATGGCTGA
- the rplN gene encoding 50S ribosomal subunit protein L14, with translation MIQMQTNLDVADNSGARRVMCIKVLGGSKRKYAGVGDIIVVSVKEAIPRGRVKKGDVMKAVVVRTAKDIRRADGSVIRFDRNAAVLINNQKEPVGTRIFGPVPRELRAKNHMKIISLAPEVL, from the coding sequence ATGATCCAGATGCAGACGAATCTTGACGTTGCCGACAATTCCGGCGCCCGTCGCGTCATGTGTATCAAGGTCTTGGGTGGCTCGAAGCGTAAGTACGCCGGCGTTGGCGACATCATCGTGGTGTCCGTCAAGGAGGCTATTCCGCGTGGCCGTGTGAAGAAGGGTGACGTGATGAAGGCGGTGGTCGTTCGCACCGCCAAGGACATCCGTCGTGCCGATGGTTCTGTGATTCGTTTCGATCGCAACGCTGCTGTGCTGATCAACAATCAGAAAGAGCCGGTTGGAACACGTATCTTCGGGCCGGTTCCGCGCGAGCTGCGCGCCAAGAACCACATGAAGATCATCTCGCTCGCGCCGGAGGTGTTGTGA
- the rpsQ gene encoding 30S ribosomal subunit protein S17 → MPKRVLQGVVVSDKQDKTIVVKVERRFTHPLLKKTVRRSKNYHAHDEGNKFKVGDTVWIEETRPISKLKTWVALENSAAS, encoded by the coding sequence GTGCCGAAACGTGTATTGCAGGGCGTCGTCGTCAGCGACAAGCAGGACAAGACGATCGTCGTGAAGGTCGAGCGTCGTTTTACGCATCCGCTTCTGAAGAAGACGGTGCGTCGCTCGAAGAACTACCATGCCCATGATGAGGGCAATAAGTTCAAGGTCGGTGATACGGTATGGATCGAGGAGACTCGTCCGATATCGAAACTCAAGACCTGGGTTGCCCTGGAAAACTCCGCGGCATCCTGA
- the rpmC gene encoding 50S ribosomal subunit protein L29, with translation MKTKQRFSDLTAMSADQLQDELLKLKKEQFNLRFQRATGQLESTDRVRVVRRDIARVKTLQQQKLAEAHKV, from the coding sequence ATGAAAACGAAGCAGCGTTTTTCCGACCTCACCGCGATGTCGGCTGACCAGCTCCAGGACGAACTTCTGAAGCTGAAGAAAGAGCAGTTCAACCTGCGCTTTCAGCGCGCGACGGGGCAGCTCGAGAGCACGGACCGTGTGAGGGTGGTGCGTCGCGACATAGCTCGCGTCAAGACTCTTCAGCAGCAGAAGCTGGCTGAAGCTCACAAGGTTTGA
- a CDS encoding hypothetical protein (Evidence 5 : Unknown function) encodes MNCSFFSFRSSSWSWSADIAVRSEKRCFVFIVYHSLRNALNEARPDRQLSRSKTQRLARGLFRHAVEFEHDAAGMDTRRPIFRRALALTHTHFSRLVGHGKIRENPDPHAALALHLTRDRASRRFDLPGSHALWLESLETELAEIEVRTALRGAVNTALELLTKLGLLGLQHLCLLKRRYAAASLRP; translated from the coding sequence TTGAACTGCTCTTTCTTCAGCTTCAGAAGTTCGTCCTGGAGCTGGTCAGCCGACATCGCGGTGAGGTCGGAAAAACGCTGCTTCGTTTTCATCGTCTACCACTCACTCCGCAATGCGCTGAATGAAGCGCGTCCGGATCGGCAGCTTAGCCGCTCCAAGACGCAGCGCCTCGCGCGCGGTCTCTTCCGGCACGCCGTCGAGTTCGAACATGATGCGGCCGGGATGGACACGCGCCGCCCAATATTCCGGCGAGCCCTTGCCCTTACCCATACGCACTTCAGTCGGCTTGTCGGTCACGGGAAGATCCGGGAAAATCCGGATCCACACGCGGCCCTGGCGCTTCATCTGACGCGTGATCGCGCGTCGCGCCGCTTCGATCTGCCGGGCAGTCACGCGCTCTGGCTCGAGAGCCTTGAGACCGAACTGGCCGAAATCGAGGTTCGTACCGCCCTTCGCGGTGCCGTGAATACGGCCCTTGAACTGCTTACGAAACTTGGTCTTCTTGGGCTGCAGCATCTCTGCCTCCTAAAGCGGCGTTACGCCGCAGCCTCTCTACGGCCATGA
- the rplP gene encoding 50S ribosomal subunit protein L16, which translates to MLQPKKTKFRKQFKGRIHGTAKGGTNLDFGQFGLKALEPERVTARQIEAARRAITRQMKRQGRVWIRIFPDLPVTDKPTEVRMGKGKGSPEYWAARVHPGRIMFELDGVPEETAREALRLGAAKLPIRTRFIQRIAE; encoded by the coding sequence ATGCTGCAGCCCAAGAAGACCAAGTTTCGTAAGCAGTTCAAGGGCCGTATTCACGGCACCGCGAAGGGCGGTACGAACCTCGATTTCGGCCAGTTCGGTCTCAAGGCTCTCGAGCCAGAGCGCGTGACTGCCCGGCAGATCGAAGCGGCGCGACGCGCGATCACGCGTCAGATGAAGCGCCAGGGCCGCGTGTGGATCCGGATTTTCCCGGATCTTCCCGTGACCGACAAGCCGACTGAAGTGCGTATGGGTAAGGGCAAGGGCTCGCCGGAATATTGGGCGGCGCGTGTCCATCCCGGCCGCATCATGTTCGAACTCGACGGCGTGCCGGAAGAGACCGCGCGCGAGGCGCTGCGTCTTGGAGCGGCTAAGCTGCCGATCCGGACGCGCTTCATTCAGCGCATTGCGGAGTGA